From the genome of Methylocystis heyeri:
ATGCGGACCGCCGGCTACAATTGGAGCGAAAGAACGGCGCAATGCCAGGACGCGCCGGTCGCGACGAACGGATATTGCTACGAACCCGTGGCCTGGTTCGATCGCGCGGTGACGACGACTCAACTGATGTTCGATTGAGAAGAGAGGTCGCCGTGAATTACCGCCTGGCAATCGTCGCTTTGGGGATCGGGTTGTTTGTCGCCGCGATGATTCCCTATGCCTATAAACCCCGATGCTCAAACCCCGAGTGCACGCCGACGGCGCCGTATTAGGGTCCAGACCCATAAAGTGCTTGGCGTAAAGAGCGGGTTGTGATTCAGGGCTTCCGAAAGGAAGCGCCGATGATTCCCGATCAATTCTGGCTGACAGATGCGCAGTTTTCGAAGATTGCGCCACATCTTCCCACTGACACGCGCGGCAAGGCGCGGGTCGACGACCGCAGGGTCATCAGCGGCATCGTCCAAGTGCTCAAATCCGGCGGGCGCTGGGTCGACGCACCGCCGGAATACGGGCCCAAAAAGACACTTTATAATCGCTATGTCCGTTGGGCCGCCAAGGGCGTCTGGGTCGACTTGTTCCATGCACTCGCTCAAGCCGGCGGGCCGCCGACGGAAGTTCTCATCGACTCCTCGGCGGTGAAAGCGCATCGCTCGGCCAGCGGCGGCAAAGGGGGGAGAAAAATCAGGCCATCGGCCGCTCGCGCGGTGGACGCACAACGAAAATCCACGCGCTGACCGACGCGCAATGTCGACCCATAGCTTTCATGCTCACAGCCGGAAACGTCGCCGATTGCACAGCGGGCGCGGAACTTCTTGCCCATCTTCCGCCTTGCGAAGTCCTCCACGGCGACAAGGGATACGACAGCAACGCCATCCGCCGTAGGATCGAGGACGGCGGCGCACTGCCGAATATTCCGCCCAAGGCCAACCGCAAATGGAAGAACTGCTTTTCGCCGCTCCTCTATCGAAACCGCAACGCCATCGAGCGCATGTTCTGCCGTTTAAAGGATTTTAGACGCGTGGCGACGCGCTACGACAGAAACGCCGTCAATTTCCTCGCCGCCGTTTGCCTCGCTGCCACTGTCAGCTATTGGTTATGAGTCTGGGCCCTAGGGACGGGAACAAGCCTCGAATTTTTGCAGCCGGGCCTTGGTGGAGCCGCCGCCAAGGCCCTGAGCGTCTCAATCAAACCCTGGCCCCTACCCGCCCTTGGCCATCAGCGGATAGCCCGCGACGGTGAGCGCGACGCGGCTCGACACCCGCGCGACGGCCTGATGCAGTTCGCCCGCCGCATCGCGGAAGGCGCGGGCGAGCGCATTTTCAGGCACGATCGAAAGTCCGACTTCCGAGGCGACTGCGACGGTCGGCGCCCCGCGGGCGGCCAACGCCGCAACCAGAGCCGCCCGATCGGCTTCGAGATCAGCCCCCGCCAGCAGCCGGTTGGAAAGCCACAGAGTGAGGCAATCGATCAGCATGGGCCGCCCGGCTTCGGCGTCCGCCACGATGCGGGGCAGTTCATGCGGCGCCTCCACCGTGCGCCAATCCTCACCCCTTCGCGCCCGGTGCTTGTCGATGCGCGCGCGCATTTCTTCGTCGAAGATTTCCGCAGTGGCGACATAGGTCCATGGCGCAGGGTTGGCGACGATCAGCCCTTCGGCATAGGCGCTTTTTCCTGAGCGGGCGCCGCCGAGGACGAGGGTCAGAAACGGGTTTTCCTTCATGCCGTCGCCTTGCGAAAATCCGCGCGCGCCAGAAGGGCCCCATCGCGGTCGAACACCATGGTTTCGAGCTCGACGCCCGGGTTATCCAGCGCGCGCGCCGCGGTCTGCCAGGCTCTGAGCGCGACCAGACCGGGCAAGTCGACGCCCGCCTCCTGAGAAAGATGCAGCGCCTCCAGCGCGCTGTTGGCGATTTCGATGCGCAGGGCGAGCCCCTCATGGGCGCCGGCCTCGCGCGCCATCCGCGCCATCTGCGTCATATCGAGGCTGGAGCGGCTGGAATGAAGATCGAGCCGCCCTTGTGCGAGCTTGGTCAATTTGGCGAAACCGCCGCCGATGGTGACCCGCGGCACGGGGTTCCGGTGCAAATATTTCAGCAATCCCCCGGCGAAGTCGCCCATCTCCACCATCGCCTCCTCGGGCAAAGCGTGGAGCGCGCGCACAGCGGCCTCGGAGGTCGAGCCGGTGGTTCCGGCGATATGGATCAGGCCGCTGGCTCTGGCGACGTCCACGCCGCGGTGAATGCTGTCGATCCATGCCGCGCAGGAAAAAGGCACGACGATTCCGGTCGTGCCCAGCACTGAAAGCCCGCCGACAATGCCGAGCCGGCCGTTGAGCGTATGTTTCGCGATCTCCTCGCCGCCCGGAATCGAGATTTCAATTTCAGCGTCGGGCGCGACGCCGAGGGACATCGCCGCCTCGGCGAGGTTTTCGCGCATCATGGCGCGGGGAACGGGGTTGATCGCGGGCTCGCCAACAGGCAGCGGCAGGCCGGGGCGCGTCACCGTTCCGACCCCCTCCCCGGCCCGGAAAGTCACGCCTGTCCCTGCGGGGCTGCGAGTTACCTTGGCGAGGATGAGGGCGCCATGAGTCACGTCCGGGTCGTCGCCGGCGTCCTTGACCACGCCCGCCTCCGCGAAGCCATCGCCCTGCGTGTGACGCGCCAGCGCAAAAGAAACCCGGCGTCCGCCCGGCAAGGCGATCTCGACCGGATCGGGCGGGCAGCCGCGGTGCAGCGCGACGAAGGCCGCTCGCGCCGCCGCCGTGGCGCAGGCGCCGGTGGTCCAGCCCCGGCGCAAGGGTTTTTCTGGTGGGTGGGTCATGGGGATTCTTATAAGCGGTTTTCCCACTCGTCGCCGGGGTTGATTTGCATCGTATTACGATATAACAATGCGTGCGTTTCCGCTGCCGCGGGAACTGCTCCGGCCACGAGGGGCTCGGGCGCGGCGAGATCCCGCACCCCGATCTTGCCGCATCCGAGCCCTGACGGGCGTCACTTTCCTGCGTGCAGGCGCGCCCCAAACGCGCCGTCTCCCGCCAAAGCGGAATGTTTCAACGTTTTGTATATTGACCAGGGTCAAATTTACATGTTGATGGCGCTGACATCGTTCCTGATGTCCTTGCGCGATCTCCTGGAATGCGCGTCATTTCGGAACCGAGCGAATCCCGGCGCTCGGTCCTGATGAAATTTTCCGGGCGAAATAAAAGGTAAAAAAATGAAAAGAGACACCACCGCCATCATGAAGCAGCTCGGCTGGGTCGTTGCCGGAATCGGATGCATCTTCGCGCTGATCCACTTCGCGCCCATCATCTCGCACGGCGGCTGATCTTGCCGAGGACGCGAGGCGGCTGGTCCTCTTCGCGTCCTCGCCCGCGACATCCCTGCCGCAATCGGCTATGCCTTGCCGGCTTCACTTTTTAGAGGGCAGGAGCAGAGCATGAAACGCGGTGTTATTTCTGTTGCATTCGCTTCCCTTTTCGCCTTTTCGGCCGGCGCTGCGCAGGCCTTTGAGCTCAAAAGCCCGGACCTCGCCGCGCAAAAGCCGATCGCGGAGAAGTTTGTGTACAATTCCTTCGGCTGCAAGGGCGAGAACGTCTCGCCGGCTCTGGAATGGACCGATCCGCCCGCGGGCGCCAAGAGCTTCGCCGTCCTCGTCCATGACCCCGACGCGCCGACCGGCGGCGCCGGCTTCTGGCATTGGCTTCTGGTCGACATTCCCGCCTCGACGCGCAGCCTCCCCGAGGGCGCCGGCTCGGCCGACGGCAAGAAACTGCCCGCCGGCGCGCGGCAGCTCGAAACCGATTTCGGCGAACCCGGCTACGGCGGCCCCTGCCCTCCGCCCGGCCATGGCGTCCATCATTACAACTTCACGGTCTACGCCCTGCCGGTCGAAAAGCTCGACCTTCCCGCCAACGCCAGAACTGCGCTGATCGGCTTCAGCATCAACAAGGCCGCGCTGGCGAAAGCGACCCTGACCGCGACCTACGGCCGCTGAGAGCCCGGATTTAGAGTTGGCGACGGCGTTTTCGGCGCATTTCGGCCTCGCACTGGCCGCGCTCGCTGCTGAGGCGGCGCTCGGCTATCCCCCGGCGCTGTTCGCGCGGATCGGCCATCCCGTCGTCTGGATCGGCGCGGCCATCGAGAAGCTGGAGACGGGCCTCAATCGCGGCCCGCCCCTGCGCCGTCGGCTGTGCGGGGTCGTGACGACGGCGCTGCTGCTTTCGGGAAGCCTCGCTCTCGGCGCGGCGCTACAGGCTGCCCTGCTCGCGCTTCCCTTTGGTTTTGCCGCTCTGGCTCTGGTCTCCTGCAGCCTGCTGGCGCAGCGGAGCCTTTACGCTCACGTGGCGGAAGTGGCGCGAGGCCTCGAGGTTTCGCTCGAAGACGGCCGCGCGGCGGTGTCCAAAATCGTCGGCCGCGACGTTTCGCGGCTCGACGAGGCCGGCGTCTCCCGAGCCGCCATAGAGAGCCTCGCCGAGAATTTCTCGGACGGGATCGTCGCCCCGGTCCTGTGGATGGCGCTGCTCGGCCTGCCTGGCGCATTGGCCTATAAAGCCATCAACACCGCCGACAGCATGATCGGCCATCGCTCGGAACGCTACGTGGATTTCGGTTGGGCCTCGGCGCGGCTGGACGATCTTCTCAACCTCCCCGCTTCGCGGCTTTCGGCCCTGCTTTTGACCTTCGCGGCGGGACGCAGAGCCGGCGAGGCGCTGACGGCCGTGCGGCGCGACGCGCGCAAACACGCTTCGCCCAACGCGGGCTGGCCCGAAGCCGCCATGGCCGGCGCACTCGGCCTGCGGCTCGGAGGCCCCCGCAAATACGGCGAACAGGAAGTGCTCGGCGCGACGCTCGGCGACGGGCGCGCCGCCGCCTGCGCAGACGACATTCACGACGCCCTTGCGCTCTACCGCCGCGCCCTTGCGGGGCTTTGGGCGGCTGCCGCGGTCGGGGCCGCCGCGGGTTGGTGAAATCCCCTCGCATTCCGGCCACGGCGATCCGCTCCGACCCGGTCTTTAACCGCGCCGAACGAAAAGGGAGAAAATCCTGAGATACGCAGGAAAGCAAAGTTAAGAAAAACGATTTGTTAAATGAAATCAGTTCGATATTCCGGGTGATAGCTCGCGGCTGACAACGTCCGCCGCAAACAGGCAGGTAAATATCGATGTCCATGTTCTTCCTTCGCGGCGTCGCCGCCGCGAGAGCGAAATTGCGCGCGTTTGGTTTGGAATCCTCCGGCGGCGTCCTCGTCACCTTCGCTTTGGCGATGATCCCCGTAATGCTGACGCTGGGCGTGGCCCTCGATTACGGGCGCGCCGCCAGGGCGAGATCCGCGCTCCAGGAGGCCGCGGATTCCGCGGCCATCGCGGCCGCCCGTTTGCCGAGCGGCACTCAAACGGCAAGGCAGGCTGCGGCGCAAAACGTGGCGCTCTCCAACCTCGCCATCATGGGTCTTCGCGTCACGCCGACCGTCACGGAAACAGAGTCCGCGGGGAATTATCAGGTCACGATAACGGGCGCGATGCCGACGACCTTCATGCAACTCGTCCGGATCAGCTCGGTGCCTGTCTCGGCGACCTCGACCGCGACCAACAACGGCCCGGGGATCACCTCGACGCAGACCACCACCACGCCGGCCAACGTCTGCATCCTGGCGGTGGGAGCGACACGGCCCCAGGCCTTCCTCGCCAACAGCGGCGCGACCATCAACGCCCCGACCTGCGAGGTGGACGTCGCCTCGACTGCGACTCCCGCCGCCATTCTCAACAGCGGCGCCTCCTTCACGCTGAGCAGCATGTGCATCGCGGGAACCAACATCATCAACAACGGCGCGACTTTCACCAACGGGGCCTCGGTCCTCAAGCTGGGATGCAATAGCGCGCAGGATCCTTTCGCCGCGCAGATGCCGTCGGTCAATGTCGGTCCCTGCACCGTGTCCAATCAGAATTACAGCGGCTCGGTCACTTTGCAGCCGGGCGTCTACTGCGGCGGCTTCAACTTCAACGGTTCGGGAACGATCACGCTTTCGCCGGGTCTCTATATATTCAAGAACGTCTCCTGGAACCTCAACAGCGGCTGGACCATGACAGGCTCAGGCGTCACTTTCTATTTCGCCGACTCGTCATATCTGCAATTCAACGGAACCGCGGGAGTGGTCCTCTCCGCGCCGACGACGGGAACCTACGCCAATATCCTGATGTTCGAGGCTCCGGGATTGGCGACCTCCGCCTTCACGATCAACGGAGCCGCGACCTCGGCGGATTGCCTCACCGGCCTGATCCACCTCCCCAGCCGCGACATCACGTTCAACAGCGGCGCGAAC
Proteins encoded in this window:
- a CDS encoding IS5 family transposase (programmed frameshift) — encoded protein: MIPDQFWLTDAQFSKIAPHLPTDTRGKARVDDRRVISGIVQVLKSGGRWVDAPPEYGPKKTLYNRYVRWAAKGVWVDLFHALAQAGGPPTEVLIDSSAVKAHRSASGGKGGRKIRPIGRSRGGRTTKIHALTDAQCRPIAFMLTAGNVADCTAGAELLAHLPPCEVLHGDKGYDSNAIRRRIEDGGALPNIPPKANRKWKNCFSPLLYRNRNAIERMFCRLKDFRRVATRYDRNAVNFLAAVCLAATVSYWL
- the cbiB gene encoding adenosylcobinamide-phosphate synthase CbiB, which gives rise to MATAFSAHFGLALAALAAEAALGYPPALFARIGHPVVWIGAAIEKLETGLNRGPPLRRRLCGVVTTALLLSGSLALGAALQAALLALPFGFAALALVSCSLLAQRSLYAHVAEVARGLEVSLEDGRAAVSKIVGRDVSRLDEAGVSRAAIESLAENFSDGIVAPVLWMALLGLPGALAYKAINTADSMIGHRSERYVDFGWASARLDDLLNLPASRLSALLLTFAAGRRAGEALTAVRRDARKHASPNAGWPEAAMAGALGLRLGGPRKYGEQEVLGATLGDGRAAACADDIHDALALYRRALAGLWAAAAVGAAAGW
- a CDS encoding TadE/TadG family type IV pilus assembly protein translates to MSMFFLRGVAAARAKLRAFGLESSGGVLVTFALAMIPVMLTLGVALDYGRAARARSALQEAADSAAIAAARLPSGTQTARQAAAQNVALSNLAIMGLRVTPTVTETESAGNYQVTITGAMPTTFMQLVRISSVPVSATSTATNNGPGITSTQTTTTPANVCILAVGATRPQAFLANSGATINAPTCEVDVASTATPAAILNSGASFTLSSMCIAGTNIINNGATFTNGASVLKLGCNSAQDPFAAQMPSVNVGPCTVSNQNYSGSVTLQPGVYCGGFNFNGSGTITLSPGLYIFKNVSWNLNSGWTMTGSGVTFYFADSSYLQFNGTAGVVLSAPTTGTYANILMFEAPGLATSAFTINGAATSADCLTGLIHLPSRDITFNSGANVNSASITMVTNTLIMDGVTWNLKPSAFNLPSASSTVTTTTSVSIPSPSHLIR
- the cobU gene encoding bifunctional adenosylcobinamide kinase/adenosylcobinamide-phosphate guanylyltransferase, giving the protein MKENPFLTLVLGGARSGKSAYAEGLIVANPAPWTYVATAEIFDEEMRARIDKHRARRGEDWRTVEAPHELPRIVADAEAGRPMLIDCLTLWLSNRLLAGADLEADRAALVAALAARGAPTVAVASEVGLSIVPENALARAFRDAAGELHQAVARVSSRVALTVAGYPLMAKGG
- a CDS encoding YbhB/YbcL family Raf kinase inhibitor-like protein, with protein sequence MKRGVISVAFASLFAFSAGAAQAFELKSPDLAAQKPIAEKFVYNSFGCKGENVSPALEWTDPPAGAKSFAVLVHDPDAPTGGAGFWHWLLVDIPASTRSLPEGAGSADGKKLPAGARQLETDFGEPGYGGPCPPPGHGVHHYNFTVYALPVEKLDLPANARTALIGFSINKAALAKATLTATYGR
- a CDS encoding cobalt-precorrin-5B (C(1))-methyltransferase; this translates as MTHPPEKPLRRGWTTGACATAAARAAFVALHRGCPPDPVEIALPGGRRVSFALARHTQGDGFAEAGVVKDAGDDPDVTHGALILAKVTRSPAGTGVTFRAGEGVGTVTRPGLPLPVGEPAINPVPRAMMRENLAEAAMSLGVAPDAEIEISIPGGEEIAKHTLNGRLGIVGGLSVLGTTGIVVPFSCAAWIDSIHRGVDVARASGLIHIAGTTGSTSEAAVRALHALPEEAMVEMGDFAGGLLKYLHRNPVPRVTIGGGFAKLTKLAQGRLDLHSSRSSLDMTQMARMAREAGAHEGLALRIEIANSALEALHLSQEAGVDLPGLVALRAWQTAARALDNPGVELETMVFDRDGALLARADFRKATA